One stretch of Lodderomyces beijingensis strain CBS 14171 genome assembly, chromosome: 3 DNA includes these proteins:
- a CDS encoding mitochondrial 54S ribosomal protein uL5m translates to MNRTFTRQFSQTGVSLRPGYSTVHPVHHLVKVEKAKLKPGLQNLLLPRDDIRSVKYKPTEICQDRVAEHYRNTLESDLLLHFYQHKAVKVEGNKKRTWSNDSPHNLFRGLRKPRGGTRATKDKHPITAENVPRLTSIALHAYNKNALEHNWLNISTRLQLSIITNVKAKQTYNKSNILPWKTRVGRPCGAKVELVDRDMNQFISTLTELVLPRIRAFKGISFGSGDRNGNISFGLSPEDVQFFPEFEHYQELFPNLNGMDITFKTTAQTDAQAKTLLSAYGFPFAKND, encoded by the coding sequence ATGAATAGGACATTCACCCGTCAGTTCTCGCAAACTGGGGTATCACTAAGGCCAGGTTACTCGACGGTGCACCCCGTGCACCACTTGGTCAAAGTGGAGAAAGCGAAGTTGAAGCCCGGTTTGCAGAATTTGCTTCTCCCAAGGGACGATATAAGATCCGTGAAATACAAGCCTACGGAGATCTGCCAGGATCGAGTTGCCGAGCACTATAGAAACACGCTAGAATCGGATTTGCTATTACACTTTTACCAGCATAAAGCcgtcaaagttgaaggaAACAAGAAGAGGACATGGAGTAATGACTCGCCTCATAATTTGTTTCGGGGACTCAGAAAACCGCGGGGTGGAACTAGAGCCACCAAGGATAAGCATCCCATTACTGCTGAAAACGTGCCTCGGCTCACCAGTATAGCGTTGCACGCATACAACAAGAACGCATTAGAACACAACTGGCTAAACATCTCCACCAGGTTGCAGTTGTCGATCATCACCAACGTGAAAGCGAAACAAACCTACAACAAGCTGAACATCTTGCCTTGGAAAACGAGGGTGGGAAGACCGTGCGGGGCCAAAGTCGAGCTTGTGGATAGGGACATGAACCAGTTCATCAGCACCTTGACCGAGTTGGTCTTGCCCAGGATCAGAGCCTTCAAAGGTATCAGCTTTGGTTCCGGAGATCGAAACGGTAACATCAGTTTTGGTTTGAGTCCCGAAGATGTCCAATTTTTCCCCGAGTTTGAGCATTACCAGGAATTGTTTCCAAATTTGAATGGTATGGACATTACTTTCAAGACCACTGCTCAGACTGATGCTCAAGCAAAGACTTTATTGAGCGCTTACGGGTTCCCCTTTGCTAAGAACGATTAA